A single region of the Phaenicophaeus curvirostris isolate KB17595 chromosome 4, BPBGC_Pcur_1.0, whole genome shotgun sequence genome encodes:
- the FABP1 gene encoding fatty acid-binding protein, liver isoform X2 yields MSFTGKYQLQSHENFEPFMKALGLPDDQIQKGKDIKSISEIVQDGKKFKVTVTTGTKVLHNEFTIGEECEMEMLTGEKVKAVVQMEGDNKLVANLKGLKSVTELNGDTITNTLSMGDLTYKRISKRI; encoded by the exons ATGAGCTTCACTGGAAAGTATCAACTCCAGTCACATGAAAATTTTGAGCCTTTTATGAAAGCACTTG GGCTTCCTGATGACCAGATccagaagggcaaggacatCAAGAGCATCTCAGAAATTGTGCAGGATGGGAAAAAGTTCAAGGTTACTGTGACCACTGGCACTAAAGTGCTACACAATGAGTTCACAATTGGGGAGGAGTGCGAGATGGAGATGCTGACAGGAGAGAAAGTCAAG GCTGTTGTTCAGATGGAGGGTGACAACAAACTGGTTGCAAACCTCAAAGGGCTGAAATCTGTCACTGAGCTGAACGGAGACACCATCACCAAT acactgaGCATGGGAGATCTCACCTACAAAAGAATCAGCAAGAGAATCTAG
- the THNSL2 gene encoding threonine synthase-like 2 isoform X2: protein MEYVSTRGGAGTVDFEGALFSGYAPDGGLFMPRRIPLLDGDTLRRWSHLSYPELVKELCSLFITADLVPRSALNDLIDKAFSRFRHKDVVHLSRLKDGLNVLELWHGVTYAFKDLSLSCTGQFLQYFLEKKQKHVTVLVGTSGDTGSSAIEGVRGQKNVDIFVLLPKGLCTQIQELQMTTVIEDNVHVFAAHGNSDEIDEPIKELFADVDFARKYNLMSLNSVNWSRIMVQIAHHFYAYFQCAPSLDTTPLPLVEIVVPTGGGGNITAGCIALKMGLPIRLVAVVNSNDIIHRTVQHGDFSLSESVKATLASAMDIQEPYNVERILWLLSGSDSQLIKMLMERFSVSKNLKLPEDLHRKLSETLRSCSASDEDIMRAMQRCWEENHYLLCPHSAVAAHYHYSHLDSTPRCCLAPASAAKFQDALLRASLVPQLPPEITALMTMETRSTPLERGQNWAQALREQIKATAQRRGQGATQT from the exons ATGGAGTACGTCAGCACGCGGGGAGGTGCAGGGACCGTTGACTTCGAGGGAGCCCTCTTCTCTGGCTACGCACCCGATGGGGGCCTCTTCATGCCCCGGCGCATCCCCTTGCTGGATGGGGACACCCTGCGACGGTGGAGTCATCTCTCCTACccggagctggtgaaggagctctGCTCCCTCTTCATCACAGCCGATCTGGTCCCGCGGAGCGCTCTCAACG ACCTGATTGACAAAGCCTTCAGTAGGTTCAGACACAAGGACGTTGTCCATCTGTCCAGGCTGAAAGATGGGCTGAATGTTTTGGAGCTGTGGCATGGGGTTACTTATGCTTTCAAGGATCTGTCCTTGTCCTGCACGGGGCAGTTCTTACAATACTTcctggagaaaaagcagaagcacgTCACTGTTCTGGTGG GGACttcaggggacacggggagctCGGCCATTGAGGGTGTGAGAGGGCAGAAGAATGTGGATATCTTTGTTCTGCTGCCTAAGGGGCTCTGCACCCAGATACAGGAACTTCAGATGACCACTGTCATTGAAGACAACGTCCACGTCTTTGCTG CTCATGGGAACAGCGATGAAATCGATGAGCCGATCAAGGAACTGTTCGCTGATGTCGATTTTGCCAGAAAATACAATCTGATGAGTTTGAACTCGGTCAATTGGTCTAGGATTATGGTGCAGATTGCTCACCACTTCTACGCTTACTTTCAgtgtgccccatcccttgaTACCACCCCGCTGCCTCTGGTGGAAATTGTTGTGCcaacaggaggaggaggaaatatCACAG CTGGCTGTATTGCCCTCAAAATGGGTCTCCCGATTCGACTTGTTGCAGTGGTGAACAGCAATGATATAATTCATAGAACTGTTCAACATGGAGATTTCTCACTGTCAGAGAGTGTGAAGGCTACGTTAGCATCAGCCATGGATATTCAG GAGCCTTACAACGTGGAGAGGATCCTCTGGCTGCTCTCGGGCTCTGACAGCCAACTGATAAAAATGCTGATGGAGCGATTCAGCGTGTCAAAAAACCTTAAGCTGCCGGAGGATTTGCACAGGAAG CTCTCTGAGACACTGCGCTCATGCTCAGCCTCCGACGAGGACATCATGCGAGCCATGCAGCGCTGCTGGGAGGAAAACCACTACCTGCTGTGCCCCCACTCTGCCGTGGCTGCTCACTACCACTACTCACACCTGGACAG tacaCCCCGGTGTTGCTTAGCTCCAGCCTCTGCAGCCAAGTTCCAGGATGCCCTGCTCCGAGCCAGCCTGGTTCCCCAGCTGCCCCCTGAAATCACTGCCTTAATGACGATGGAAACCAGGTCCACTCCCTTGGAACGGGGACAGAACTGGGCACAAGCGCTTCGGGAGCAGATTAAAGCCACGGCACAGCGGCGGGGGCAGGGAGCCACACAGACCTGA
- the FABP1 gene encoding fatty acid-binding protein, liver isoform X1, producing the protein MWYFGNHHHCKVFAHWNRNSPSCRSPNPTTFIQQQQSAHQWLQGPPNISCSWAGLPDDQIQKGKDIKSISEIVQDGKKFKVTVTTGTKVLHNEFTIGEECEMEMLTGEKVKAVVQMEGDNKLVANLKGLKSVTELNGDTITNTLSMGDLTYKRISKRI; encoded by the exons ATGTGGTACTTTGGGAACCATCACCATTGCAAGGTTTTTGCACACTGGAATAGAAATTCTCCTAGCTGTAGGTCCCCAAATCCCACCACAttcattcagcagcagcaatctGCCCATCAGTGGCTCCAAGGTCCACCTAACATCTCTTGTTCCTGGGCAGGGCTTCCTGATGACCAGATccagaagggcaaggacatCAAGAGCATCTCAGAAATTGTGCAGGATGGGAAAAAGTTCAAGGTTACTGTGACCACTGGCACTAAAGTGCTACACAATGAGTTCACAATTGGGGAGGAGTGCGAGATGGAGATGCTGACAGGAGAGAAAGTCAAG GCTGTTGTTCAGATGGAGGGTGACAACAAACTGGTTGCAAACCTCAAAGGGCTGAAATCTGTCACTGAGCTGAACGGAGACACCATCACCAAT acactgaGCATGGGAGATCTCACCTACAAAAGAATCAGCAAGAGAATCTAG
- the THNSL2 gene encoding threonine synthase-like 2 isoform X1, whose protein sequence is MLSGPGSGSGASPASMEYVSTRGGAGTVDFEGALFSGYAPDGGLFMPRRIPLLDGDTLRRWSHLSYPELVKELCSLFITADLVPRSALNDLIDKAFSRFRHKDVVHLSRLKDGLNVLELWHGVTYAFKDLSLSCTGQFLQYFLEKKQKHVTVLVGTSGDTGSSAIEGVRGQKNVDIFVLLPKGLCTQIQELQMTTVIEDNVHVFAAHGNSDEIDEPIKELFADVDFARKYNLMSLNSVNWSRIMVQIAHHFYAYFQCAPSLDTTPLPLVEIVVPTGGGGNITAGCIALKMGLPIRLVAVVNSNDIIHRTVQHGDFSLSESVKATLASAMDIQEPYNVERILWLLSGSDSQLIKMLMERFSVSKNLKLPEDLHRKLSETLRSCSASDEDIMRAMQRCWEENHYLLCPHSAVAAHYHYSHLDSTPRCCLAPASAAKFQDALLRASLVPQLPPEITALMTMETRSTPLERGQNWAQALREQIKATAQRRGQGATQT, encoded by the exons ATGCTCTCGGGCCCTGGCAGTGGCTCTGGTGCCTCCCCAGCATCCATGGAGTACGTCAGCACGCGGGGAGGTGCAGGGACCGTTGACTTCGAGGGAGCCCTCTTCTCTGGCTACGCACCCGATGGGGGCCTCTTCATGCCCCGGCGCATCCCCTTGCTGGATGGGGACACCCTGCGACGGTGGAGTCATCTCTCCTACccggagctggtgaaggagctctGCTCCCTCTTCATCACAGCCGATCTGGTCCCGCGGAGCGCTCTCAACG ACCTGATTGACAAAGCCTTCAGTAGGTTCAGACACAAGGACGTTGTCCATCTGTCCAGGCTGAAAGATGGGCTGAATGTTTTGGAGCTGTGGCATGGGGTTACTTATGCTTTCAAGGATCTGTCCTTGTCCTGCACGGGGCAGTTCTTACAATACTTcctggagaaaaagcagaagcacgTCACTGTTCTGGTGG GGACttcaggggacacggggagctCGGCCATTGAGGGTGTGAGAGGGCAGAAGAATGTGGATATCTTTGTTCTGCTGCCTAAGGGGCTCTGCACCCAGATACAGGAACTTCAGATGACCACTGTCATTGAAGACAACGTCCACGTCTTTGCTG CTCATGGGAACAGCGATGAAATCGATGAGCCGATCAAGGAACTGTTCGCTGATGTCGATTTTGCCAGAAAATACAATCTGATGAGTTTGAACTCGGTCAATTGGTCTAGGATTATGGTGCAGATTGCTCACCACTTCTACGCTTACTTTCAgtgtgccccatcccttgaTACCACCCCGCTGCCTCTGGTGGAAATTGTTGTGCcaacaggaggaggaggaaatatCACAG CTGGCTGTATTGCCCTCAAAATGGGTCTCCCGATTCGACTTGTTGCAGTGGTGAACAGCAATGATATAATTCATAGAACTGTTCAACATGGAGATTTCTCACTGTCAGAGAGTGTGAAGGCTACGTTAGCATCAGCCATGGATATTCAG GAGCCTTACAACGTGGAGAGGATCCTCTGGCTGCTCTCGGGCTCTGACAGCCAACTGATAAAAATGCTGATGGAGCGATTCAGCGTGTCAAAAAACCTTAAGCTGCCGGAGGATTTGCACAGGAAG CTCTCTGAGACACTGCGCTCATGCTCAGCCTCCGACGAGGACATCATGCGAGCCATGCAGCGCTGCTGGGAGGAAAACCACTACCTGCTGTGCCCCCACTCTGCCGTGGCTGCTCACTACCACTACTCACACCTGGACAG tacaCCCCGGTGTTGCTTAGCTCCAGCCTCTGCAGCCAAGTTCCAGGATGCCCTGCTCCGAGCCAGCCTGGTTCCCCAGCTGCCCCCTGAAATCACTGCCTTAATGACGATGGAAACCAGGTCCACTCCCTTGGAACGGGGACAGAACTGGGCACAAGCGCTTCGGGAGCAGATTAAAGCCACGGCACAGCGGCGGGGGCAGGGAGCCACACAGACCTGA